The Candidatus Dadabacteria bacterium DNA window TGGGGGCCTCGCTTGACATTTCAAAAGGAAGTGTGTTAAAATGAGAGTGCCAAAGCAAGATTCCGATGTTTGCGCAAAAGTTGATTGTTTCTGGCAGCGGGGAGGGGTTACGTCCCCTTTCCACTACCTTCCTATAGTATACCATTTTCCCCACTATTTTGCAAGAGAAAAAATCACGAAGGCGCGGCGCACTTTAGCAGGTGATGCCTTATGCTGCACAGGCTAACAGCCTATGCTACAAGGAATCTATGAACAAAGATATTCAATCCCAATTAGATGCTCGAATCTCATCGCGAAGGGCTGCCCAGGTGGTAGAGGCCTCGGATTTGCCCACCTTTACGCCCGATATTTTTGACCACGACGAGCGGGAAACGGCTCTCGTAGAAGTGAATTTTCGTGAGATGTCGGCAAGGGTGGTAGAGGCCTCGGATGCCCCGAAAATCACGCGAGACGTTTTAGAGACGCTGGGGAAGCCCATCAAAACAGTAGAGCTTTTTTTTGAGGATTCATTCTTCCAAGTGTCAGTCCGTGATGGAATTCCGTTAGAACTCGAAATTCAGCAATTGCGCTTAATGACGGAGTACGCGGATAGGGAAAAGGATCCGGTCGTGAAAGAGGAACGGAATATAGAGCTCTCACGGTTGCTGCTCTCCGGCATGATAGTAGATCCCCAGTTTTCGTATCGAGGGCGGGGTGAAGGGATTCCGATTGAGACGCGGTCTCGCGTGATGCTGGATTCGTTTGCTGAGGCGTTTTCTGTGGTGAATCAACTCGAAACCGATGCGATCTATCAAGTGACCGTCCGTCGCGGGGTGCCTGCGGATGCCTTTGCGATCACGGGCGGAGAAACGTTTGAATTCTACCCGGTCGGGAAACAGAAGAAGTATTTAGAGATGTCGAGTGAAGAGTTGTCTGCGGAGATGGTACGGAATACGGCGAGGCGTCGTGCGTTAGTACCAGCGATGATTGTGGATCCGCAACTCTCGTATACGGAGGACATCGGGGTTGAAAACCCCTCCCATGGGTCGGATGAGAATGTGCCGTATCCCGTTGGCTTACTCTCTGAGAGATTCCTGCGCACATTCTTTGAGGCGCATCGTGTTGTCAATGTCCCAGCCGCGGGGGTGGCATCTCTTCGACGATTTCTACGAGCTTCTGGAGACACATCCACAAGCGAGAATTCGGATGGCGAACCAGTTCGCAATGTTCAAGGAACTGGGGACAACGCCCGCGGATGAAATGTGTCCGGGGCGTGATATAAATTACAAGCTTTCGTATAATAACTTGTTTTTTAGCGCATATTGTCAGGAAATCAACAAAAAACGGAAGAAATAGAAAGTGCCACAAACTGGAAAGTTTGTGCTACACGTAACCCCCGGGGCAGATGACCCGTCCACGCTACAAGGATTTACTATGCCTGCTGATGTACAAATTCGCTTCAGGGTCGACTCAAGGAAAGCCCGCAACGAGATCGAGCAACTCCAGGGTGAGGTGCGTGAACTGCGTCAACAATTGGGTCAGACGCAGGGTGCTGCGACGAACGCGGCGACGGGCGTTGACAAGCTGGGCGACGAGGCGCGTGAAACGGCGCGTGAAGTCGGGAGTCTTGGGAATCAGGTTCGGCGCACGGGCAGAGGTGCAACAGAACTCACGGGTGCGATCGGATTCGCGAACCGGGGGGTTGGTGTATTTACGCGTTCGCTGAGTGGCGCGGGGAGCGTGCTGGGGGCGTTAGGGTTTGCGGTGGCGACGCAGCAGATCGGTCGTTTCGGGATTGAAAGCATTCAAGCCGCGGGTCGGTTAGAGCAATACACACGGGCGATCACACAGATTGAAGGGAGTTCGGAAGCAGCAGAGAAACGGCTTGAGTCTCTGATTGAGATTGCGAATTTGCCGGGGTTGAACTTTGAATCGTTAACGCGTTACTCCAATAGACTCCGTGCGGCGGGGTTAGGTGCGGAGGACACGGACAAGATCCTGTTGACGGTCGGTCAGACGATTGTGTCGTTAGGTGGCAATGCGTCGACGGCTTCTCTGGCGATGGAGCAGCTGATCCAAGCAGTGCAACTGGGAAAAGTCGATTTCAGAGACTTTCGCACCATCGTGCAACAAATTCCTTCGTTTCTCGAAACATTGGCGGATGTTCACGGTGTAGAAGCGAACATCGAGGGCTTGCATGCGGCGTATCGGAGAGTTGGCGGGAGCATCCGGGATCTGTTGATCCCGACGTTTGACGAGTTATCAAGACGTTTTGAGGCACCACCCGCGGACAGTTATATCGTTGTAATGGACACACTCCAGAACTCGATACTGCTGACCCAAGCGGCAATTGGGGACCTGTTCCTCCCGACCGTTACGAATGCTGCGCGTGTGTTATCGGAATTCTTGGATGTGGTTCGTGTTGGCACGAAAGACGTTTCGACGTTGCCGGAACCGATACAGGAGATCGTTGCGGGTGCGCAGTCCTTGTTTGAGGCGTTGCTGGAGCTCGGGGGTGCGTTGACTCGGATACTGGGACCCCCTGTTGGTGCATTAGCGGGTTCACTTGGCGGATTGTTAGCCGAAGTCTTAGAACTTACGGGTGCGCTGGTGAATCTCTTGAATCCTTTGATACAGGGGACAGCGTATGCCGTAGGCGTGCTTGGGGCAGGAATAGCACAACTTTCGGAGCATCTGGCGGCTTTCATCAGCGGGGTAGCAGAGACTGTAGAGTTCATAAGTTTCTGGCGCGACGAGGGGGACCAAGCGTCCGAGTCGACGGATCGGTTGACGCAATCGGTGGCATCAGCGACGGCGGCACTCGGAGAGCATGCGACTGCAGGCGATGTGGGGCGTGCGAGACTCAAGGACTTACGAACTGAACTGGAGCAGACGACTGCGAATATCGCGAGGTATGAGGAAGAGCTGCGGAAAGCATCGGCAGCTGGTATCTCGAATCAGTCAACGGAACAGTTTGCGCGGCTGCTTGAAACGGCACGTGCGCGTGTCCCGGAATTGACAGCAGAGATCGAGAAACTGGAGATGGCGTTCGGGGGTGCATCGGCGGCGTTAGGTGAAAATGCGACGTTAGCACAGGAGCAGCAGGCGCGGCTTTCGGACTTACAGACAGAGCTTCGGAGTGCGAATGCGGAGATCGAACGGTATGAAGGGCTGCTCCAGAATGCGAAAGACACGGCAGTCGGTGAGACGAACCCTGCGATTCAGCAATATGAGCGTCAATTGGGTGCTGCGAAAGATCGCCAATCTGAACTCAACACGGAGATCGACAAGGCGACATCCCGGTTAGGCACACTGAAAGACGGGACGGATGCAACGACAGCCGCGACAGAAGAACAGGGAACAGCCGTCAAGACTGCCGCGGTTGCGTTCACAGAATATTTGGGTGTGATTTCAGCGGCGCAGCGGCATATCCAGGAATTTGAGAATCTCAACCAAGAATTAGAAGGTTTCGACGATTTCTGGCGAGTTGCGGCGGGTGAAGTCGGTGAATACACGACAGCGGTCGACTTAGCGACGGTTTCGGTGGTCGACCATCAAGCCGAGTTAGAAGCGTTGCACACGGCTGGGTTCTTTGATGGGTTAGACGATCCGCTTGCGGCGTATGTTGCTGAGTTGGAAGCGACATCGGTTGCGGCGGACGCCGCGCTTGGTCCTTTAAACCAAGTCAGCGAGACCGTCAAGACAGGGACTGCGGATTTTCGGCAAGCGGAGGCACGGCTTTACGATTACAGTGATGCCCTGGATACGTCAAAAAGAAGTCATATCGACTTTACGGATATCGTAGACAGAGAGACAACCCCTGCTGTTGAGGACTTGACGACTGCGCTGGATGAAACGAAACAGGGTGCGGAACTCACCGAGCGTGCTTTTGAGAGTTTAGATACAGTCGTGGCTGAAGTTGCAGACGGCACGGCGGATGCGGGTGACAAGTTCCGAGATTTAGAAGACCCGATCGGAGAGGCGATTGATGCGTTAGGTAAACTTGCGACGGCGTTTGCGGATGTTGCGTTTGATTCCGGGAGTGCGTTATCGGATGTTGCGGAGAACGTCGAGAGTCTCGCAAAGTTTGCGCAAGGCGACATTTCCCAAGCCGTGCTACTCCCCTACAACATTTTCAGACAAGGCGAAGAAGCGAGGCAGGCGCGCAGAGACTTTGAAGCGAGCAACCGGGACGCTTTCGAGGACAATCAGGCAGAATTGGCGAACGTCAGGCATTTTGCGCGGGGGGTTCGATCGGCGCAAGAGACGGCTGGCGGGACTACGAACTTCGATGGACAGATTATCCAGTCGCTTTTGGAGCAACTGATCGGCATTACGGATATAGATGTCATCGAAACACATCTTCGGAACATCTTTGACCCGATCGCCACGCAATTGCAGCAAGCGATGAACGCCGCGGTATCGGATTATGAAGACGCGCTTGCCACGGGTGAGAATGTCGACCATTTCAGGAACAGGGCACTGCATGCGACGAACCAATTTTTCGATGCGCAGCAGGAAGCGATGAACATCTTCAATGCGCTGTTCGGCACCCAACAATTTGATGTCATCCAGGAGCTCAACGACGCGCGGAACGAGCAACTAAACACCATCCGTCAGCTCCAAAGCGAGGGACAAAGCGGTGAGTTGACTGCGCGTCAGATCGCTGAAGCCACTGGCACGGACAGACAAGCGATAGAAGATGTCGCTCGTGCGCAGTATGGTGAAACGGCGTATGAGGCGGAAGTCGCAGCAGCCCAAGGGACGGGCGTTGCGGATGTTGTTGCGGATGTTGTTGCGGATGTCGGCGCGGTGGTTGAAGAGACAGTAGCATCGGCGACCGAGGCACTCGAAAACATTTTCAGGCTTTCACCGGAGCAGCGGCAGGTGTTAGCACCCCTTGAGGAAACCGTCGCGATCGCCCAAGGCGTTGTGGATGACCTCGATGCCACCAGCACGCCCCAAGAGATTACCGATGCCTACACGGATTTAGCGACTGCGCAGGCGGCAGTCCAGACGCAAATCGTTGCTTTCATCACGAACGCGACGCACATCACGGAAGACGCGAGACAACGGGCGTTGACCCTATCAGGTCAGCAGTTCGGGAACGAGATTGAAGATGCCAACGGCGAACT harbors:
- a CDS encoding tape measure protein, whose translation is MPADVQIRFRVDSRKARNEIEQLQGEVRELRQQLGQTQGAATNAATGVDKLGDEARETAREVGSLGNQVRRTGRGATELTGAIGFANRGVGVFTRSLSGAGSVLGALGFAVATQQIGRFGIESIQAAGRLEQYTRAITQIEGSSEAAEKRLESLIEIANLPGLNFESLTRYSNRLRAAGLGAEDTDKILLTVGQTIVSLGGNASTASLAMEQLIQAVQLGKVDFRDFRTIVQQIPSFLETLADVHGVEANIEGLHAAYRRVGGSIRDLLIPTFDELSRRFEAPPADSYIVVMDTLQNSILLTQAAIGDLFLPTVTNAARVLSEFLDVVRVGTKDVSTLPEPIQEIVAGAQSLFEALLELGGALTRILGPPVGALAGSLGGLLAEVLELTGALVNLLNPLIQGTAYAVGVLGAGIAQLSEHLAAFISGVAETVEFISFWRDEGDQASESTDRLTQSVASATAALGEHATAGDVGRARLKDLRTELEQTTANIARYEEELRKASAAGISNQSTEQFARLLETARARVPELTAEIEKLEMAFGGASAALGENATLAQEQQARLSDLQTELRSANAEIERYEGLLQNAKDTAVGETNPAIQQYERQLGAAKDRQSELNTEIDKATSRLGTLKDGTDATTAATEEQGTAVKTAAVAFTEYLGVISAAQRHIQEFENLNQELEGFDDFWRVAAGEVGEYTTAVDLATVSVVDHQAELEALHTAGFFDGLDDPLAAYVAELEATSVAADAALGPLNQVSETVKTGTADFRQAEARLYDYSDALDTSKRSHIDFTDIVDRETTPAVEDLTTALDETKQGAELTERAFESLDTVVAEVADGTADAGDKFRDLEDPIGEAIDALGKLATAFADVAFDSGSALSDVAENVESLAKFAQGDISQAVLLPYNIFRQGEEARQARRDFEASNRDAFEDNQAELANVRHFARGVRSAQETAGGTTNFDGQIIQSLLEQLIGITDIDVIETHLRNIFDPIATQLQQAMNAAVSDYEDALATGENVDHFRNRALHATNQFFDAQQEAMNIFNALFGTQQFDVIQELNDARNEQLNTIRQLQSEGQSGELTARQIAEATGTDRQAIEDVARAQYGETAYEAEVAAAQGTGVADVVADVVADVGAVVEETVASATEALENIFRLSPEQRQVLAPLEETVAIAQGVVDDLDATSTPQEITDAYTDLATAQAAVQTQIVAFITNATHITEDARQRALTLSGQQFGNEIEDANGELLDALEAVGFQLVTAIRNMSGILSGAALQVQRIPEEIVDVQAPEQAVVESIGDGFPTETPQVLEQEPPTEVFRFSAQQRDILRTLQGDITSAENAIRLLGEDSTAETITSAYTRLGAAETAYRDQQLAFIEAGVGIFTEDALANARTRYTNEFTDRLFDANLRLVSNLEDIGFALENAFTEASGFLQGTALAVRRIPVPEVPTEDPTEDPTSTETPTAEVAPPRTRLEDTPESNLLENAVARARFNLTGATTERGFEDARRSLIRAIDAFYDNELKRINELALSETELENLRQDNQLLREQALRRATTAQNQFTRDRLRDEESAQAEIERLREDAIAREARRQDEIEEVRDAQIENEADRLDAIEKLNEDHKDRLLALEEQFHEDLDDLQRDRNQTAEDIHREYQRDLQDLQTETARRLFDTEFGELSGAQQQQVESDSTYQRELFDLNRQLHRDVQDFQTEFGILTPGSSGYDFYRQELESGALTDENFIERVFGRRGLDEYLQNQRSVADLEEQTAERTADIEAEAQATAMALREALAPLLQPESETVRISSDAAVASKDAATAANDAAIASRDAATAANAAVGTLPDIVEPLGRIETVSETFSNIVDAIGAPAADLRATVEGLSDLDLAELTRAVGNFNLLSEGLKETFEFVFSLASEGVGLGPDGAALKDVLANALDGDTLGITLSPETESTLAAAVSQGTAEGNLDMGDLTVDPSELTAKIEDAVSMFSEPAPPSGLTADTISVSGNTVHVSGGRGDLASTGGPAAASPQTIEITVPVTLNDNILLEQQSRTEQLTARVNI